DNA sequence from the Cohnella herbarum genome:
TCATGAGGACAAAATCATGGATACGGTGTACGGAGGCAATGGCTGGGAGTGGTGGTATAAGACCATCGACAATGTAATGAACGGCAAATCGGCCGGATATACGGGCTCGTCCGGCGACGGCGGAGACTTGGATTTCTCCAAGATGGCAACGGGAATGCAAAAAGGATTCAATGGCAGCAAACCAAGACCCGTAGCCGTATCCGTTATGTTCAACCTGTTCAAATCTTCTCCTAAAGAGCAGCAGCAAGGCGCTTGGGAATTCGTGAAATTCTTCTCGGAAGCGAATCAGACGGCTTCATGGAGCGTGGAAACGGGATATATTCCGATTCGGAACAGCGCCGTGGAGACCGAAATCTATAAGAACAAATTAAAAGAAAATCCTTACTTCTCGATTCCATTGGAACAAGCCAAGACGAACGGGATTCCTCCCTTCGTAGATCCGACGGGCGGTAAAATTTATGCCGAAATCGATTTGGCGAAGGACAAAGTACTCATCGAGAACGTTCCCGCGGCGGAAGCGCTGAAGGAAGCGAAGAAGAAGGCACAGGCAGAGCTTGATAAAGTTCTGAAGAAGTAATGTAAGCAAGCCGGGAAACCCGCTGCTATCTCGGAGCAGCGGGGATCTTCCTCCCACAAAAATCATAACTATTGGAGAGATAAACAATGAATCATAACATTGCATTAGCTGTATTCGATCTGGCGGGAACCCTTGTCGAGGATCAAAACGCGGTCAGGGATTGTCTTCATCAAGCGGCCGTGGAATACGGATTAAACGTAACGAAAGATGAAATCAGCACCCACATGGGAACGAACAAGATTCATTTGTATCAGTTTTTGATCGCAAGAACGAACGGGAAAATGATCGACTTCAAAAATTTCGAAATCGATATCGACGGTTCCACCCACGATGAAGCCGTTAAACTTTACGAGCGTTATACGGAACATATGATTGCTTATTATCAACAAAATTGCCGAGAAATCGAAGGCGCAACGGAAACCCTGAAATGGTGCAAAAACAACGGAATTCTGGTCGCGACGGGAACAGGATTTCATAAGGAGATTAACCGCGTCATTATGGAGTCGCTCGGTTGGGTGAAGAATGGCTTGATCGATTACGCGGTAGACTTGGACATGGTTCCTGAAGGCAAGGGACGCCCTGCTCCCTTTATGCTTTTCAAAGCGATGGAGTATTTAAATGTTCAGAACGTAAGACAGGTAATCAAAATCGGCGACACTCCCGCCGACATGCTTGAAGGTTATAATGCGGGCTGCAAAGCGGTCATCGGAGTCATGCAAGGATCTACTCCGATCGAAGTATGGGGCAAGTACTATCATACGCATGTTATCGACACCGTGAAAGAACTGCCGGAGCTCATTACGTCCGGTAAAATCGTATAATGGATCAACTTGAAAACACAGCAAGCATAGGCATCGTGCTGCCTAAGTTGTTTCCCTTTAACCAAACGAATCCTGAACAGATGATCTCTAATCTGTTGACCATACTGGAAGACCCCTTCTTCACGGCGGTAGAAGTCTCTTATATCGCGGATAAGAAAACCCGAGAACTTGCGGCGAAGTATATGCAGTACAGTTGCGTAGAAATCATTTTCAACGGCGGAGATGCCTTCAGACAATTAAACATCGATTTAAGTTCCTTGGATTCGGCTGTTAGAAACCGCTCCGTCGAGCAGTGTAAAACCTTGATCGATCACTGTTACGAAATGAATGCCCGAATCATGCACATCGTGACAGGGAAGTTCGAAGGAGAAGACAGCAAACAGCACAACATCAACGCGTTCATTGCTTCTACCATGGAGCTATGCAAGTATGCCAAACAAAAAGCGGAAACGTACGAGCTCTGTATTTCGCTCGAGATCGGGGATCGGCATGTTGACCGCAACTATTTGCTCGGTCCCACTCACGAAGCGGTTCATGCTGCAAGAACGATCCGTAACGAATATGATAATTTCGGTCTTCTGCTGGATCAAAGCCACCTTCCGCTTATGGGAGAAGATCCGCATAAGTCGCTATGGCTTGCCAAAGATTATTTAACCCACATTCATCTCGGGAATTGTTATTTGAAAGACAGACAAGCCCCTTATTTCGGAGATAAGCATATTCCTTTTGGCGTTAAAGATTCGGAAGTCGGCGTTGCGGAGCTTACGAAGTTCATCGCGACTTTGCATACGATTGATTTTTTTAGAAGCCCGAAACCAACAAGAAAGCCCGTGATGACCTTTGAGGTAGGTTGTCTGGAGAATGAGTCTCCCCGGCTGGTTATCGCAAATCTAAAGCGTAATTTCCGGGAAGCTTGGGCGAACGCATAATCTGAGTACAGGAGTTGTAGCGCTAGTGAACGTATTAATTACTGGATTTTTTAACGAATCTTCCAAACAAAGAGTCACTCGATCGTTCCCGGAGGGATGGAATATTCAAATCGTCGAACCTCAGAGATGCGAGGAATTCATCGGCGAAGCGGATGTGTTAATTCCGGAACATATCGAAGTAAACGAAGCCTTATTGAGTAAAGCCCGAAACTTAAAATTCGTTCAAACCGGTGCCGGTTATGACAATGTTGATATTGAAGCCTGCACGAATAGAAACATCTGGGTAAGCAACGCCGCCGGAGTAAACGCGAATGCCGTAGCGGAACATATCTTCGCTCTTGTTCTCGGATATTACAAGAACATCTCTTTTCTCGATCAAGCGATGAAGAATCGGGAGGATGAAACGAAGCTGGATTATGTGGGCGGCGAGTTGCTCGGCAAAACAATCGGCACCATAGGCTTTGGAGCGATCGGATCCCGGGTAGCCGAGCTGGCAAAAGCTTTCAAGATGAACGTTCTGGCATATGACGCTTATAAAAGCATCGAAAATCACGACGTTGAACAGGTTGATTTAGATACCCTAATCGCGAATTCAGACGTGATTACCGTTAATATTTTTCTGAACCCGTCTACAAGGAACCTAGTCGATAAAACATTCTTGAATAAAATGAAAAGCAACGCGTTACTTGTAAACACGGCAAGAGGACCTCTTGTATGCGAAGAGGATCTGATAAATGCCCTAAAGAACAATGTGATTGGCGGCGCTTGCTTGGACGTATTCCAAGTAGAGCCGTTAAGCGTGAACAGCGAATTGAGAACTTTGAAGAACGTTATCTTAACCCCTCATACGGCAGGGATGCCGGATGGAACGAAGTTTCACGAAACACGGTATCGTTTCTTCGTTCAAAATATACAAAGAATACGGAATAATGAACCGCCTCAAAACAACTTAAATCAAATCAGCTAAAGTTAAGCATACGGTAGCAGGGATGTGATCCAAATATGGCATGGGTTTATTTGCTCTTCGCCATTTTACTTGAAATCGCCGGAACAGTATCCTTAAAGCTATCGCAGGGATTTACGAAGATGATTCCGTCCGTTCTGATGGTCGCGTTTTATTTACTGGCCTTCTTCAACTTAAGCCTGTCGCTCAAGCAAGTCCCGATCAGCGTCGCTTATGCGATCTGGTCCGGTCTCGGCACGGCTGCCGTCGCGATCATCGGTTATATGTACTTTCAGGAAACGATGACTCCGTTCAAAGTAGTCTCCATCTGTTTGATCGTTCTCGGGGTCATCGGGCTCAATTTCGGAGGCGGGACACACGGTCCGGATCAACCCGGAATTTCAAATTAGAACGGCGCCCATTTGGGCGCCTTTTTGAATTGAACACGATCTACGAAAGGCTGTTAATAAATCTTTTTCAGCAGCCCAATCACTTCGTCTAGGGTGAGGCCAAAGGACTTGTAGTAAGATGTATCGCTTTCCATTTGCTTCAGGATCATTTCGTTACGTAATCGTAGCGTCTCATCCGACGAGAATTCGGCTACGAAACACCCTTTACCCGTTACCGTATTAATCAAGCCGCTTCGTTCGAGTTCTTCCCAAGCTTTCTTTACGGTGATGACGCTAACGCGAAGCTCCAAGGCCGCTTGACGAATGGGCGGCAAACAATAGCCGCTTTCTAGCTCGCCTTTCAGAATTTGGGCGCTGATTTGTTCGAAAAGCTGCTGATAAATCGGTTTTTCGGAAGTGCTCGAGATGGATACGTTCATAATATTTCTACTTTTAGGAATCGTTTAACCGCAATCCGATATGCAATCATGGTACATGCAACGAATATCACGATTCCTGCGATTAAAATGGAGATTTGAAGCGCCGTATTGTCCACCCCGGTACCGTTAAAAGTATCATAGACAAAAGAATTCTGGATTCCGATCCACTGTGCAACTCCGGCAAAAAGCATAGCGCCCGTAATGGATGCGGTCATCGCCCCTCCATATTTATACGCCGTCTTGTAGTACATGGGTATAAATATCACGTTGAAGATCGCAAGCATGACAAAACAGAGACCCCAAAAACCCATGTGCGGCGCGAAGAAATAGTAGGTTAGATGCGGGTATAAGCGAATCGTGAACAAGCCATAGATCATGGCAATGACAACATGCAATAATTCCAGGATGACTATAACGGTTATCCTTGCTTTCACGATGTCTCTTTTGGTTACGGGCATCAACGAGGTAAACATCAAATCGTTCTGAGTTCTAAATCCGGCGAACGTGTTCGGTATCGTTATCCAACAAAAATACAGGGGGACGAGAAAATAGAGCCAAGCGGGAACAAGCATTAAGGCGCCCATTAAAAAAGGAAATGCGAAAAACGCAGGATTTACTCCTAATTTCAAATCCTTCATCACCAAGTTATACATGCATATCCTCCTTTTTCGCGAAATAAATCATGATTTCCTCGAGATTCGGCGTAGTCGCTTTAATATCGGAAGAGGAGTCGAAGTCTCTGGAATGGATCAATCCCGTAAAGCCGAATGAATTGATTTTGTAGGAAATCAACCGCTCTTTCACCCGGTTCAGTTGGCTTTCGTTACCGCTCAGCAAGCGGTAGGACTCCATAAATTCGTTTTTCTCGGAACTCGCGATGATTTGCCCGTTTACGATAAAGGTAATAAAATCGGCGCATTTCTCCAAGTCGGACGTAATGTGAGTGGAGAATAGAATGCTGATTTCTCCATCCAATACGAGCTCTTGAAAAATATCCAACAGATCGTCTCTCGCGGCCGGATCGAGTCCGCTTGTCGGTTCATCGAGGACGAGAAGCTTCGCGCCATGGGACAGGGCAATGGCCAAATTGTACTTCACTTTCATACCCGCCGACAATTCGGCGATTTTTTTGTTTTCATCCAATTTGAATCTTCTCAAATAGTTGTAATAAGTTTCATCATCCCAGTTCTTGTAGAACTTCTTGATGACATGGGTCAAAGTTTTCATTTTGCTTCGAGTATAAAAGTCTACGCCGCCGAATGCGCATCCGATTTCTTGTTTCAATTCGATCTCGTGTTCGACGATATTCTTGCCCAAGATATGGACTTCGCCGCTATCCATACGGACCATATTCAAGATCGATTTTATCGTGGTTGTTTTTCCCGCGCCGTTGGCGCCGATAAACCCCATAATATAGCCCTTTTCCAGTTGAAACGAGACGTCTTTTAACTGGAAATGGGGGTACTTCTTATTTAAATTTCGAATATCCAATGCGAGCATATCGTGCCTCCTCATTAAATTGTGTATGTTGTGTATGCACAATATATCATGAAGGGGTTTTTTAAGTCAATTGCCCTGCAACCTAATATTGGATAATTTTAAAGCTAACGATTTCTGCGTTGTCGAAGAAAATGATAGGCTTGTGTTTAAAAAATGTTACTTCGATGAATCTTGGTATTCGGTTTCTCTTGACGACAGTGCGCTAAAATTATCGGATCGTAAACTATCCACCTAGGTGAACGCGTTGGCCAAAGCGGGATTTGTCATTTAGCAAATGATTGAGCAATCCGACGAAGAAGTTATGAATAACAGCGATTTTACAAAAAAAGCAAAAATGCTTCCTGTAACTCCTGTAACTCTTGTAATCAAGGCAAGAAAACTATAGTATCCGACAGCTTAAGCGGTTAAGAAAAAGGCACCCTAGTAGGGTACCCTCGGAGATATTTCTACAATTGCCGCATTTAGATCTCGGAAGCTTGGCGGTTCAGAAATCGTCGAACCGAAACATCGGTGCTTAGTCCAATAGCGCGGCTATAAGCGGAACGGGCATCCTCTTCTCGATGCATCCGCTTGTACAAATGACCGGCAAGCGCCCAATAGGGCTGATAGTTCACTACTTCAGCAGATGGAATAGCTTCCAGCAAGGTAATGCCGCTTGCCGATCCATAAGCCTCCGCGACCGCGGCGGCTCGTCCGACTAATGCGCCCAGTGTCGGGTGCGTACGAATGAGACCCTCGTATAACTGAGCAATGGCCTCCCACTCGATACGCCCGGTCCGTAAACGCTGAGCATGTACCGATTGAATCGCGGCCATGAGCTGAAAGCGACCGATTCCACCGGCTTGCGAAGCGGTATGCAAATAACGCTCCGCTTCCATGATCAAGCGTTGATCCCATCGCGTGCAGTCTTGCTCGGAGAGGGGGATATAGTTCCCTCTGCAACATAAGCGGCGTACGCATCACGGGATCAATTGCCGGATGCGTACAAAGAAACATCATTCTCAGCCGCTCGTCCGGAAAAGCATCGGTAGAAAGAAGCCCGACGTTGAGTATCTTCGGACATGCTTCTTTCGTCTCGGCAAACGGTCCGTCCTGAACCACCGTCTCGCCGCCATGCCGCTTTATCGTCGCAGCTGTCTCCGGGGCATAGAGACCCGAACCGTATACCACGATTCCCGCCTCCTGCAAAGCGCGCACATAGTGCGTCCAGCTTGCCAAGTATTCTTGTTGCCGTGCAGGATCCGTTCTAGCCGCAAAATCCTCCTGACCCTCATACAACATCAAAGTATACCTCATACAAAACTCCTCTCTATAAGTCCTATTGGAATTTGGTTTCGCTATAATGACGTATCAGCTATTCCGATTTCTACATTTCGGGAAAAATTATTTAAAACCTTGCCGTTACTTGTCTTAC
Encoded proteins:
- a CDS encoding HAD hydrolase-like protein, producing MNHNIALAVFDLAGTLVEDQNAVRDCLHQAAVEYGLNVTKDEISTHMGTNKIHLYQFLIARTNGKMIDFKNFEIDIDGSTHDEAVKLYERYTEHMIAYYQQNCREIEGATETLKWCKNNGILVATGTGFHKEINRVIMESLGWVKNGLIDYAVDLDMVPEGKGRPAPFMLFKAMEYLNVQNVRQVIKIGDTPADMLEGYNAGCKAVIGVMQGSTPIEVWGKYYHTHVIDTVKELPELITSGKIV
- a CDS encoding TIM barrel protein — protein: MDQLENTASIGIVLPKLFPFNQTNPEQMISNLLTILEDPFFTAVEVSYIADKKTRELAAKYMQYSCVEIIFNGGDAFRQLNIDLSSLDSAVRNRSVEQCKTLIDHCYEMNARIMHIVTGKFEGEDSKQHNINAFIASTMELCKYAKQKAETYELCISLEIGDRHVDRNYLLGPTHEAVHAARTIRNEYDNFGLLLDQSHLPLMGEDPHKSLWLAKDYLTHIHLGNCYLKDRQAPYFGDKHIPFGVKDSEVGVAELTKFIATLHTIDFFRSPKPTRKPVMTFEVGCLENESPRLVIANLKRNFREAWANA
- a CDS encoding NAD(P)-dependent oxidoreductase gives rise to the protein MNVLITGFFNESSKQRVTRSFPEGWNIQIVEPQRCEEFIGEADVLIPEHIEVNEALLSKARNLKFVQTGAGYDNVDIEACTNRNIWVSNAAGVNANAVAEHIFALVLGYYKNISFLDQAMKNREDETKLDYVGGELLGKTIGTIGFGAIGSRVAELAKAFKMNVLAYDAYKSIENHDVEQVDLDTLIANSDVITVNIFLNPSTRNLVDKTFLNKMKSNALLVNTARGPLVCEEDLINALKNNVIGGACLDVFQVEPLSVNSELRTLKNVILTPHTAGMPDGTKFHETRYRFFVQNIQRIRNNEPPQNNLNQIS
- a CDS encoding DMT family transporter encodes the protein MAWVYLLFAILLEIAGTVSLKLSQGFTKMIPSVLMVAFYLLAFFNLSLSLKQVPISVAYAIWSGLGTAAVAIIGYMYFQETMTPFKVVSICLIVLGVIGLNFGGGTHGPDQPGISN
- a CDS encoding GntR family transcriptional regulator; amino-acid sequence: MNVSISSTSEKPIYQQLFEQISAQILKGELESGYCLPPIRQAALELRVSVITVKKAWEELERSGLINTVTGKGCFVAEFSSDETLRLRNEMILKQMESDTSYYKSFGLTLDEVIGLLKKIY
- a CDS encoding ABC-2 transporter permease, giving the protein MYNLVMKDLKLGVNPAFFAFPFLMGALMLVPAWLYFLVPLYFCWITIPNTFAGFRTQNDLMFTSLMPVTKRDIVKARITVIVILELLHVVIAMIYGLFTIRLYPHLTYYFFAPHMGFWGLCFVMLAIFNVIFIPMYYKTAYKYGGAMTASITGAMLFAGVAQWIGIQNSFVYDTFNGTGVDNTALQISILIAGIVIFVACTMIAYRIAVKRFLKVEIL
- a CDS encoding ABC transporter ATP-binding protein codes for the protein MLALDIRNLNKKYPHFQLKDVSFQLEKGYIMGFIGANGAGKTTTIKSILNMVRMDSGEVHILGKNIVEHEIELKQEIGCAFGGVDFYTRSKMKTLTHVIKKFYKNWDDETYYNYLRRFKLDENKKIAELSAGMKVKYNLAIALSHGAKLLVLDEPTSGLDPAARDDLLDIFQELVLDGEISILFSTHITSDLEKCADFITFIVNGQIIASSEKNEFMESYRLLSGNESQLNRVKERLISYKINSFGFTGLIHSRDFDSSSDIKATTPNLEEIMIYFAKKEDMHV